A DNA window from Vigna angularis cultivar LongXiaoDou No.4 chromosome 1, ASM1680809v1, whole genome shotgun sequence contains the following coding sequences:
- the LOC108333851 gene encoding UV-B-induced protein At3g17800, chloroplastic-like translates to MDVAITAVRSPAIVLGRPISASASVRLSSTSRFSRKLCFTSLSIPKQARRRGFVVRAASSFPESSESDAHAKIAPLQLESPIGQFLSQILVDHPHLVPAAVDQQLEQLQTDRDADQQKEEPSASGTDLILYRRIAEVKANERRKALEEILYAFVVQKFIDANISLTPSVTPDLSGKIDLWPDEDGKHEKLHSREAYEMIQNHLSLILGNKVGDLTSTAEISKFRVGQVYAASVMYGYFLKRVDQRFQLEKTMKVLLNETEEENSVQQTTMDNARPGFEEDTSQGMSHPEVSTWPGGDVRPGGFGYGIKATRLRNYVMSLDGDTLQRYATIRSKEAISIIEKHTEALFGRPEIVVTPEGSVSKDENVKISFGGLKKLVLEAVTFGSFLWDVESYVDSRYHFVLN, encoded by the exons atggacGTGGCAATCACTGCTGTCCGCTCACCGGCGATAGTCCTCGGAAGACCGATCAGCGCCTCCGCCTCTGTTCGCCTCAGTTCCACTTCTAGGTTTTCCAGAAAG CTTTGCTTCACTTCACTTTCTATCCCCAAGCAAGCTCGTAGAAGAGGTTTTGTAGTTAGAGCAGCTTCGTCATTTCCCGAGTCATCTGAATCGGATGCCCATGCCAAGATTGCTCCTCTTCAGTTGGAGTCTCCAATTGGGCAGTTTCTTTCTCAGATTTTGGTAGATCACCCGCATCTTGTGCCTGCTGCCGTAGACCAGCAGCTTGAGCAGCTCCAAACTGACCGCGATGCTGATCAACAAAAGGAAGAGCCTTCTGCTTCTGGCACGGATTTGATTTTGTACAG GAGGATTGCCGAGGTGAAGGCTAATGAAAGGAGGAAAGCTCTCGAGGAGATCTTGTATGCATTTGTGGTGCAGAAGTTCATTGATGCTAATATTTCTTTGACACCATCTGTAACCCCAGATCTGTCTGGTAAGATTGATTTGTGGCCAGATGAGGATGGTAAACATGAGAAGCTTCACTCACGTGAAGCATACGAAATGATTCAAAACCACCTGAGCCTCATTCTGGGTAACAAAGTAGGAGATTTAACATCCACAGCTGAAATCAGCAAATTCAGGGTAGGGCAGGTCTATGCAGCATCAGTGATGTACGGTTATTTTCTTAAGCGAGTTGATCAAAGGTTCCAGCTGGAGAAGACAATGAAAGTTCTTCTAAATGAAACGGAAGAAGAGAATAGCGTTCAACAAACTACGATGGATAATGCAAGACCCGGTTTTGAAGAAGACACTTCTCAAGGGATGTCTCATCCTGAAGTATCTACTTGGCCTGGTGGTGACGTGAGGCCTGGTGGATTTGGCTATGGTATAAAGGCAACCAGATTGCGCAACTATGTGATGTCCCTTGATGGAGATACGCTGCAAAGATATGCAACAATTAGATCCAAAGAGGCTATCAGCATCATTGAGAAGCACACAGAGGCACTGTTTGGAAGACCTGAAATTGTTGTAACACCCGAGGGGTCAGTCTCTAAGGATGAAAACGTGAAAATTAGCTTTGGTGGTTTAAAGAAACTTGTTTTAGAGGCTGTGACTTTTGGTTCTTTTCTCTGGGATGTTGAGAGCTACGTGGACTCAAGGTACCATTTTGTCTTGAACTGA
- the LOC108333855 gene encoding purple acid phosphatase 17-like codes for MSISFLFTLIVTSALCVLSASAHLQRFPHSSKHGASLSFLVVGDWGRRGSYNQSQVAFQMGKVGEKYDVDFVVSTGDNFYDNGLISEHDNAFEESFTKIYTAKSLQKRWYSVLGNHDYRGDAEAQLSPVLRKMDSRWLCLRSFIVDSELVEIFFVDTTPFVQEYFTEPKEHKYDWRGIGPQKPYVNNLLKDLELALGESTAKWKIVVGHHAIRSVGHHGDTQELVEKLLPILQVNNIDFYINGHDHCLQHISDTESPIQFLTSGAGSKAWRGDIKQTNLRGLNFFYDGQGFMSVKFTQTDATFEFYDVFGNVLHRLASSKQLHSST; via the exons ATGTCCATCTCCTTTCTCTTCACCCTCATCGTCACCTCTGCCCTGTGTGTTCTTTCTGCATCTGCTCATCTCCAGAGATTTCCACACTCATCTAAACATGGTGCTTCTCTTAGCTTCTTGGTGGTCGGTGACTGGGGCAGAAGAGGCTCTTACAACCAATCACAAGTCGCTTTTCAg ATGGGAAAGGTGGGAGAGAAATACGATGTAGACTTTGTAGTTTCCACTGGGGACAATTTCTATGACAATGGACTAATCAGTGAACACGACAACGCGTTCGAAGAGTCGTTTACCAAAATTTACACAGCAAAAAGCCTGCAAAAGCGGTGGTATAGCG TGTTAGGCAACCACGACTACAGGGGTGATGCAGAAGCCCAACTCAGCCCAGTCCTTAGAAAAATGGATAGTAGATGGCTCTGCCTGAGATCATTTATTGTAGATTCAG AGCTGGTTGAGATTTTCTTTGTAGACACCACTCCTTTTGTTCAAGAGTACTTCACTGAACCAAAGGAACACAAGTACGATTGGCGTGGCATTGGACCACAGAAACCTTATGTTAACAACTTACTCAAG GACCTAGAATTGGCACTGGGGGAATCAACTGCAAAATGGAAGATTGTTGTCGGTCACCATGCCATTAGAAGTGTTGGGCATCACGGTGATACTCAAGAACTTGTAGAGAAGCTGCTCCCGATCCTTCAG GTAAATAATATTGACTTCTACATTAATGGGCATGATCATTGTCTTCAACACATCAGTGACACAGAGAG CCCCATTCAGTTCCTGACTAGCGGGGCAGGGTCAAAGGCTTGGAGAGGAGACATTAAACAAACGAATCTAAGAGGCCTAAATTTCTTCTATGATGGACAAGGCTTCATGTCCGTCAAATTCACTCAGACCGATGCCACCTTTGAGTTCTATGATGTTTTTGGCAACGTTTTGCACAGACTGGCTTCTTCAAAACAGCTACATTCTTCCACGTAA
- the LOC108333853 gene encoding purple acid phosphatase 3-like: protein MAGLGVWMMAFISLCSLNVSALLQRLQHPVKADGSLSLVVIGDWGRKGTYNQSEVAAQMGRVAEKLNIDFVISTGDNFYDDGLTGVDDPAFEFSFSKVYTAKSLQKQWYNVLGNHDYRGDVEAQLNPILQKIDPRWICKRSFIVDTEIAEFFFVDTTPFVDKYFLEPKHHKYDWRGVLPRERYLSKLLKDLEIALKGSSANWKIVVGHHPIRSIGHHGDTQELIRQLLPILEANDVDMYINGHDHCLEHIISTSSQIQFLTSGGGSKAWKGDIDKNRKDGTKFYYDGQGFMSVELEQTNAKVVYYDIFGKVLHVVNLSKALGSVHAI from the exons ATGGCTGGTTTGGGTGTATGGATGATGGCTTTCATTAGTCTGTGTTCTCTGAATGTATCTGCTCTTCTCCAACGCCTACAGCACCCTGTCAAAGCGGATGGATCACTTAGTCTTGTGGTCATTGGAGACTGGGGAAGGAAAGGAACGTACAACCAATCAGAAGTTGCTGCTCAG ATGGGAAGAGTTGCAGAAAAGTTAAATATCGACTTTGTGATATCCACCGGAGACAATTTCTACGACGATGGTTTGACTGGTGTAGACGATCCAGCATTTGAATTTTCCTTCTCAAAAGTTTACACTGCCAAGAGCCTCCAAAAGCAGTGGTATAATG TGTTGGGAAACCACGACTACAGGGGAGACGTGGAAGCACAACTGAATCCAATCCTTCAGAAAATCGATCCGAGATGGATCTGCAAAAGATCATTCATAGTTGATACTG AAATTGCTGAGTTCTTCTTTGTCGATACAACACCTTTTGTGGACAAGTATTTTCTTGAGCCGAAGCACCACAAGTATGATTGGAGAGGAGTGCTTCCAAGGGAGAGATATTTATCAAAGCTCTTAAAG GATCTGGAAATAGCATTAAAGGGTTCTTCTGCCAACTGGAAGATTGTTGTGGGGCATCATCCCATAAGAAGCATAGGACACCATGGTGACACCCAAGAGCTCATAAGGCAGCTTCTGCCAATTCTTGAG GCAAATGATGTGGATATGTACATTAATGGGCATGACCATTGCTTGGAACACATAATTAGCACAAGCAG TCAAATCCAATTCTTAACCAGTGGTGGAGGTTCAAAGGCATGGAAAGGAGACATCGATAAAAATAGGAAAGACGGCACAAAGTTTTACTATGATGGACAAGGATTTATGTCTGTGGAGCTCGAACAAACAAATGCAAAAGTtgtttattatgatatttttggcAAAGTTCTGCATGTTGTGAATCTGTCGAAGGCGTTAGGTTCTGTCCATGCCATATAG